Proteins encoded within one genomic window of Nitrospina gracilis 3/211:
- a CDS encoding zinc-binding dehydrogenase, which yields MKALILDIQKKDWETTRGMTFTDVSEPSLDERKNPDDGGKVIIKPRFAGFCGTDKGIWFRKSFRDMIFDSLHRDGQHYRIMGHELLGEVVEAGSYAAKQYGYKAGDTVSTESHIFCGRCHQCKIGDQHVCADHLIIGISTDGCFADYIKLPAKGLWRVDTDRIRPEVAAIQDPLGNAVHACSRVDLRGRTVAIFGCGTIGLFTILVARAMGATHIIGVDPNAKNLKLAGRLGVDLTLPVDKTVEEGEVGPDADIVARIRDDCFGAGVDVAFEMSGSNRALNTALSATRTGGDVILFGLSAGDFTLTDYQQIVMHGKTLHGVVGREVFQTWYTMSNLLMSKGHDLQDKIYDVILNRGEGTLFPFHSFDRNAFETAIQEHPKIIFRF from the coding sequence GTGAAAGCCCTCATTCTCGACATCCAGAAAAAAGACTGGGAAACCACCCGAGGCATGACGTTCACCGACGTGAGTGAACCCTCTCTCGACGAACGCAAGAATCCCGATGACGGCGGCAAGGTCATCATCAAACCCCGCTTTGCCGGATTTTGCGGGACCGACAAAGGCATCTGGTTCCGCAAATCGTTCCGCGACATGATCTTCGACTCACTCCACCGCGACGGCCAACATTACCGCATCATGGGGCACGAACTGCTGGGCGAGGTGGTGGAGGCGGGATCCTACGCCGCCAAGCAGTACGGCTACAAGGCGGGCGACACGGTCTCGACCGAATCGCACATCTTCTGCGGGCGGTGTCATCAGTGCAAAATCGGCGACCAGCACGTGTGCGCCGACCATTTGATCATCGGCATCTCCACCGACGGCTGTTTCGCCGACTACATCAAGCTCCCGGCCAAGGGGTTGTGGCGGGTGGACACCGACCGCATCCGGCCTGAGGTGGCCGCCATCCAGGATCCGCTGGGCAACGCGGTTCATGCGTGCAGTCGCGTCGATCTGCGCGGGCGCACGGTGGCCATTTTCGGATGCGGCACCATCGGCCTGTTCACCATCTTGGTGGCGCGGGCGATGGGCGCGACCCACATCATCGGCGTCGATCCCAACGCCAAGAACCTCAAGCTGGCCGGGCGGCTGGGCGTCGATCTGACCCTTCCAGTGGACAAGACCGTAGAGGAAGGGGAGGTGGGCCCGGATGCGGACATCGTCGCCCGTATCCGCGACGACTGTTTCGGCGCCGGGGTGGACGTGGCGTTCGAGATGTCCGGGAGCAACCGCGCCCTCAACACCGCGCTCTCTGCGACCCGTACCGGCGGCGACGTCATCCTGTTCGGCCTGTCGGCGGGCGATTTCACGCTGACCGACTACCAGCAGATCGTCATGCACGGCAAAACCCTGCACGGGGTGGTCGGGCGGGAAGTGTTCCAGACCTGGTACACCATGAGCAACCTGTTGATGTCGAAAGGCCACGACCTGCAGGACAAGATTTATGACGTGATCCTGAACCGGGGAGAGGGAACGCTGTTCCCGTTTCATTCTTTCGACCGAAATGCGTTCGAGACGGCCATTCAGGAACATCCAAAGATCATTTTCCGGTTCTGA
- the kbl gene encoding glycine C-acetyltransferase has translation MDNKHLEFIRQELQDIREAGLYKEERTLLSSQHAHIRTGEGEVLNFCANNYLGLANHPEMIAAGKEALDRYGYGMASVRFICGTHEVHKELESKVSRFLGMEDTILYSSCFDANTGLFETLLTEKDALFSDRLNHASIIDGTRLCKAMRFRYNHSDMNHLETRLKKAAEKYRFKLIATDGVFSMDGDVARLKDLCDLADRYGATVMVDDSHATGFFGPTGRGSIENGEVMGRVGIITSTFGKALGGASGGFTSARREVVDLLRQRSRPYLFSNSLSPVIAAVTSKVIDFIDANQNLVKKLADNTRYFRERITQAGFAIKPGDHPIIPIMLGDARLAHQMADALLKEGIYVIGFSYPVVPKGEARIRLQISAAHETTDLDRAVDAFRKVGESFSVLSPA, from the coding sequence ATGGACAACAAGCATCTCGAATTCATCCGGCAGGAGTTGCAGGACATCCGTGAGGCGGGGTTATATAAAGAGGAACGGACCCTGCTATCCTCCCAGCACGCACACATCCGCACCGGCGAGGGGGAGGTGCTGAACTTCTGCGCCAACAATTATCTTGGCCTCGCCAACCACCCGGAAATGATCGCCGCGGGGAAGGAAGCGCTCGACCGCTACGGCTACGGCATGGCCTCGGTGCGCTTCATCTGCGGCACGCATGAGGTGCACAAGGAACTGGAAAGCAAGGTTTCGCGGTTCCTCGGCATGGAGGACACCATCCTCTATTCGTCGTGCTTCGACGCCAACACCGGCCTGTTCGAAACCCTGCTCACGGAAAAAGACGCGCTGTTCAGCGACCGGCTGAATCATGCCAGCATCATCGACGGCACCCGCCTGTGCAAGGCCATGCGTTTCCGCTACAACCACAGCGATATGAACCATCTGGAGACGCGTCTCAAGAAAGCGGCGGAAAAGTACCGTTTCAAGCTGATCGCCACCGACGGCGTGTTCAGCATGGATGGCGACGTGGCTCGGTTGAAGGACCTGTGCGACCTGGCCGACCGCTACGGTGCGACCGTGATGGTCGATGACAGTCACGCCACCGGGTTCTTCGGTCCGACGGGACGCGGAAGCATTGAAAATGGCGAGGTTATGGGAAGGGTGGGTATAATCACTTCCACTTTTGGCAAGGCGCTGGGTGGGGCGTCCGGGGGATTCACCTCCGCTCGGCGGGAAGTGGTGGACCTTTTAAGGCAGCGCTCGCGGCCTTACCTGTTTTCCAATTCGCTGTCACCGGTGATCGCCGCAGTCACTTCGAAAGTGATTGATTTTATCGATGCTAACCAAAATCTGGTTAAAAAGCTGGCGGACAACACCCGCTATTTCCGGGAACGCATCACCCAGGCCGGGTTTGCCATCAAGCCCGGTGACCATCCCATCATCCCCATCATGCTGGGCGACGCCCGGCTGGCCCACCAGATGGCCGACGCTCTTCTCAAGGAGGGCATCTACGTGATCGGTTTCAGCTATCCTGTTGTGCCCAAGGGAGAGGCCAGGATACGCCTGCAGATTTCAGCGGCTCACGAGACTACGGACCTGGATCGAGCCGTTGATGCCTTCAGGAAGGTGGGCGAATCCTTTTCAGTCCTGTCCCCGGCCTGA
- a CDS encoding KamA family radical SAM protein — MFHKSQYKGGDMKPKYLTKLGQVPQLSQEDIKALAPVSEQFIFRTNEYYQSLIDWDDPNDPIRKIVVPDVSELNEWGRLDASDEESYTVGHGIEHKYDSTALLLVNEVCAAYCRFCFRKRLFMDDNDEVTKDITEGLAYIREHPEISNVLLTGGDPLIMSTSKLEPIIQQVREIDHVRIIRIGTKIPAFNPMRIYNDDSLRAMFEKYSLPEKRIYVMAHFNHPRELTQEAVRGLDFLMKSGAVVINQTPMIAGVNDDPQVLSELMNRLSYIGVPPYYVFHCRPTLGNRPYTLPIEKAYEIFELARMRGSGLAKRARFVMSHSTGKIEIIGLSARNIYFKYQRAAENRNSSRFMVYKRNPEAFWFDDYNELVDDYILEDERAMRQEPAFDFEYA; from the coding sequence ATGTTTCATAAATCTCAATACAAGGGTGGCGACATGAAGCCTAAATACCTGACAAAGCTGGGGCAAGTCCCACAGTTGAGCCAGGAAGACATAAAGGCGTTGGCGCCGGTCAGCGAGCAGTTTATTTTCCGCACCAATGAGTATTACCAATCGCTGATCGACTGGGACGACCCGAATGATCCCATCCGGAAAATTGTGGTCCCCGACGTCAGCGAATTGAATGAATGGGGGCGGCTGGATGCTTCTGACGAAGAGTCGTACACCGTGGGTCACGGCATCGAGCACAAGTACGATTCCACGGCCCTGCTCCTGGTAAACGAAGTCTGTGCGGCCTATTGCAGGTTCTGTTTTCGCAAGCGCCTGTTCATGGACGACAACGACGAAGTCACCAAGGACATCACCGAGGGGCTGGCATACATCCGCGAGCATCCGGAGATCAGTAACGTGCTTTTGACCGGCGGCGACCCGCTGATCATGTCCACGTCCAAGCTGGAGCCCATCATTCAGCAGGTACGCGAGATCGATCACGTGAGGATCATCCGCATCGGCACGAAGATTCCGGCATTCAATCCCATGCGCATTTACAACGATGATTCCCTGCGAGCCATGTTTGAAAAGTACAGCCTGCCGGAGAAGCGCATTTACGTGATGGCGCACTTCAATCATCCGCGGGAATTGACGCAGGAAGCGGTGCGGGGGCTGGATTTTCTAATGAAGTCCGGGGCCGTCGTCATCAACCAGACGCCGATGATTGCGGGAGTCAATGACGACCCGCAGGTCCTGAGCGAGTTGATGAACCGGTTGTCCTACATTGGCGTGCCGCCGTATTACGTGTTTCATTGCCGGCCGACACTGGGCAACCGTCCGTATACGCTGCCGATCGAAAAGGCATACGAAATCTTCGAACTGGCCCGCATGAGGGGTTCCGGCCTGGCCAAACGAGCAAGGTTTGTGATGTCGCACAGCACGGGCAAGATCGAGATCATCGGCCTGTCGGCGCGCAACATTTATTTCAAATACCAGCGTGCTGCAGAGAACAGGAACAGTTCGCGCTTCATGGTGTACAAGCGTAATCCGGAAGCCTTCTGGTTCGACGACTACAATGAACTGGTGGATGATTACATTCTGGAGGACGAGCGGGCTATGAGGCAGGAACCCGCCTTCGACTTCGAGTACGCCTAG
- a CDS encoding pentapeptide repeat-containing protein, translating to MNKGSQAFKREKSMADLTREEVEDILNQLKEVREREAEEAEANKGKPQEEEPEVEEEPSENGNDETGEDLNEGTAGAIDLEEKTSEEEEDDTPHLRDMDLSGLDLSNLIFYGADIRNSKLVGTRLTDSDLSDCLLDHADLNKADLTDAILNDTKMTLANLTDSVMERADLRRAVLRESTLTRANLVDAKLIKADCSKTVTTSANLTGADLSRASFKQADLTDTNLSDAKLSIGVFFETNFTNAQLTRAEIKGAKLHGALFQNTKMMRVDCTNADMTEVKMIRAEVARARFNGSIMRRANLEGSNLSECIMDIADLNNAILNDVKLDGAHMNRTKLNDAKLRGAVLRGVHLSRAKLVKADLTGSDLSDANLEGADLTEALLDDSDLSRANLKEAVLGKASLKNSALAGADLRKAKLKGAVLEGADLAGARLRHASLVKAHLKGADLHRTELDEADFSNADLQGANLTGAKLWEANLTQANLEGAKTDHADFTDAKGYK from the coding sequence ATGAACAAGGGTTCTCAAGCATTCAAACGGGAAAAGTCCATGGCCGATCTCACGCGCGAAGAAGTCGAAGACATCCTGAACCAGCTGAAAGAAGTCCGCGAACGCGAAGCCGAGGAAGCGGAAGCCAATAAAGGAAAACCCCAGGAGGAAGAACCCGAGGTGGAAGAGGAGCCGTCGGAAAACGGGAACGATGAAACCGGGGAAGATTTAAATGAAGGAACCGCTGGCGCCATAGACCTAGAAGAAAAAACGAGTGAAGAGGAAGAAGACGATACCCCGCACCTGCGGGATATGGATCTCTCCGGTCTGGACCTCTCCAATCTCATTTTTTACGGCGCGGACATCAGAAACTCCAAACTGGTAGGCACCCGCCTGACGGACTCGGACCTCTCGGATTGCCTGCTCGACCACGCCGACCTGAACAAGGCCGACTTGACCGACGCCATCCTGAACGACACCAAAATGACCCTGGCCAACCTGACCGATTCAGTGATGGAGCGTGCGGACCTGCGCCGCGCGGTTTTGCGTGAATCCACCCTCACCCGCGCCAACCTGGTCGACGCGAAATTGATCAAGGCCGACTGTTCAAAAACCGTGACCACTTCAGCCAACCTGACCGGAGCCGACCTCTCCCGCGCCAGCTTCAAGCAGGCGGACCTGACGGACACCAACCTCTCCGACGCAAAATTGAGCATCGGCGTGTTTTTCGAAACCAATTTCACCAACGCCCAGCTCACCCGCGCGGAAATCAAGGGCGCGAAACTCCACGGCGCGCTGTTTCAGAATACAAAAATGATGCGGGTGGATTGCACCAACGCGGACATGACCGAAGTGAAAATGATCCGTGCGGAGGTGGCGCGGGCTCGTTTCAACGGGTCCATCATGCGCCGTGCCAATCTGGAAGGTTCCAATCTGAGCGAATGCATCATGGATATCGCTGACCTCAACAACGCCATCCTCAATGACGTGAAGTTGGATGGCGCGCACATGAACCGCACCAAGCTCAACGACGCCAAGTTGCGCGGGGCGGTCCTGCGGGGTGTGCACCTGAGCCGGGCGAAGCTGGTTAAAGCGGACCTCACTGGGAGCGACCTGAGCGACGCAAATCTGGAAGGAGCGGACCTCACGGAAGCCCTTCTGGATGATTCCGATTTGAGCCGTGCGAATCTGAAAGAGGCGGTTCTGGGAAAAGCCTCACTTAAAAATTCCGCCCTTGCCGGAGCGGACCTGCGCAAGGCCAAACTGAAAGGAGCCGTGCTGGAAGGCGCGGACCTCGCCGGAGCGCGCCTGCGCCATGCTTCCCTCGTGAAGGCCCATCTTAAAGGCGCGGATCTCCACCGCACCGAACTCGATGAAGCGGATTTCTCAAACGCCGACCTGCAGGGTGCAAACCTCACCGGCGCGAAACTTTGGGAAGCCAACCTCACCCAGGCCAATCTTGAGGGGGCAAAAACCGACCACGCGGATTTCACTGACGCAAAGGGATACAAATAA
- a CDS encoding ADP-ribosylglycohydrolase family protein, producing the protein MLGAIAGDIIGSRFEHAPIQTVDFELFTDASCFTDDTVLTVAVADSIFNGTSYGNTLKNYFRRYPDAGYGGGFLKWGQSDASQPYNSWGNGSAMRVSPVGFAFGSSELVLLEAEKSAAVTHNHPEGIKGAQATALAVFLARSGSGKDALAEEIESRFGYDLHTPLDIRRRDHTFDISCQKTVPPALRAFLESTDFEDAVRKAVSLGGDSDTLACIAGAVAHAFYRHIPDAILDTVLDRLESPLRRVTTLFCNRYSCL; encoded by the coding sequence ATGCTGGGTGCCATCGCAGGCGACATCATCGGGTCCCGCTTCGAGCACGCCCCCATCCAAACCGTCGATTTCGAACTGTTCACCGACGCTTCCTGCTTCACCGATGACACGGTGTTGACCGTTGCCGTGGCCGACAGCATTTTCAACGGGACCAGCTACGGAAACACGCTGAAAAACTATTTCCGGCGGTATCCCGATGCCGGATACGGGGGTGGTTTCCTGAAATGGGGCCAATCCGACGCTTCCCAGCCTTACAACAGCTGGGGCAACGGCTCGGCAATGCGGGTCAGTCCCGTTGGCTTCGCCTTCGGTTCCAGCGAACTCGTTTTACTGGAGGCTGAAAAAAGCGCGGCAGTGACGCACAATCACCCGGAGGGCATCAAAGGCGCGCAGGCCACCGCACTGGCGGTTTTCCTCGCACGCAGCGGATCGGGGAAAGACGCGCTGGCGGAGGAAATCGAATCGCGTTTCGGTTACGACCTGCACACGCCGCTCGATATCCGGAGGCGTGATCATACCTTCGACATCTCCTGCCAGAAAACGGTTCCGCCTGCCCTGCGCGCGTTTCTGGAATCGACGGATTTCGAGGATGCGGTGCGGAAGGCCGTCTCGCTGGGAGGAGACAGCGACACCCTCGCCTGCATCGCCGGTGCGGTCGCCCATGCGTTTTACCGCCACATCCCCGATGCGATCCTGGATACCGTGCTGGACCGTCTCGAATCCCCCCTGCGGCGTGTCACCACCCTGTTCTGCAACCGCTACAGCTGCCTCTGA
- a CDS encoding methyltransferase domain-containing protein yields the protein MDASTTTSTLSPAETTPKRDVFPVWSAFRLLGFSFLLLFFEVALIRFIPAHVQVVSYFINLVLISAFLGMGVGMILQARGRTTVIGFAPLLLVLMVVVNYFSNVWVQVPQAQGEYLWTTVVKPSEAVQTWGMETVVFVVFVLSTMVFVPLGSGIVREFDRFRPLVAYSVNILGSLLGLAAFSLFSWLSMPPVVWFSFGSVYFAALCVDNRRVLVSTLCLPVVLFLVYSLGHNGKNGGELWSPYYKINYSVHEDHFDLSVNGSFHQHALNFSDEAVARSPYNRRVMKDFSAPYHFARSVERVLVLGAGTGNDVTIALHHGAKHVDAVEIDREILRLGKQHHFQKPYADSRVKVYNDDARAFLKKNKEKYDVIVLGTLDSQTLLSSMSSVRLDNYVYTRESFESIRDHLKPGGVLILYHLSGKFFIAEKIYTTLMEVFHEQPLMRYIQPSHLFNFTFVAGWSDQIDESFWDDPALPAFQEKFDVPIGPDGKLVPKYQIPTDNWPYLYLQEPKVPSHYFSVGAFILAFSLVLVWWSAGGTKLKHQPDWTLFLLGAGFLLLETKSVTEMSLLFGSTWLVNVLVFSSILVDGAVREPGCDPPLV from the coding sequence TTGGACGCATCCACCACTACTTCGACCCTGTCACCTGCTGAAACCACGCCAAAAAGGGATGTGTTTCCCGTCTGGTCGGCGTTCCGCCTTTTGGGATTCAGCTTCCTTCTTCTATTTTTCGAAGTGGCGCTGATCCGTTTCATTCCGGCTCACGTACAGGTGGTTTCCTATTTCATCAACCTGGTTCTCATCTCCGCCTTTCTCGGCATGGGTGTGGGTATGATCCTCCAGGCACGCGGCCGCACCACCGTAATCGGGTTCGCCCCGTTGCTGCTGGTTCTGATGGTGGTAGTGAATTACTTTTCCAATGTCTGGGTGCAGGTGCCGCAGGCGCAGGGGGAATATTTGTGGACCACTGTGGTGAAGCCCTCCGAAGCCGTGCAGACCTGGGGAATGGAGACGGTGGTGTTCGTGGTCTTTGTATTGTCCACGATGGTATTCGTCCCGCTTGGGTCGGGAATCGTGCGCGAGTTTGACCGCTTTAGACCACTGGTCGCCTATTCGGTCAACATCCTGGGCAGCCTGCTGGGGCTTGCGGCGTTTTCTCTGTTCAGCTGGTTGTCCATGCCGCCAGTCGTGTGGTTTTCGTTTGGCTCCGTGTACTTTGCCGCGCTGTGTGTGGACAATCGCCGGGTGCTGGTTTCCACACTGTGCCTGCCCGTGGTGCTGTTTCTGGTTTACAGTTTGGGACACAACGGGAAAAATGGCGGGGAACTGTGGTCTCCTTATTACAAAATAAATTACTCCGTTCACGAAGATCATTTTGATCTGTCCGTGAACGGCTCATTCCATCAACACGCGCTGAATTTTTCGGATGAAGCCGTTGCCCGGTCTCCCTATAACAGAAGGGTGATGAAGGATTTCTCTGCGCCTTACCACTTCGCCAGATCCGTGGAACGGGTGCTCGTGCTGGGAGCGGGCACGGGAAACGATGTGACCATCGCCCTTCACCATGGAGCCAAACATGTGGATGCGGTGGAGATCGACCGCGAAATCCTGCGTCTCGGCAAACAGCATCATTTCCAGAAACCGTACGCGGACTCCCGGGTGAAGGTGTACAACGACGACGCGCGGGCGTTCCTGAAAAAAAACAAAGAGAAATACGACGTCATTGTGCTCGGCACGCTGGACAGCCAGACCCTTCTTTCCAGCATGTCGTCGGTACGCCTCGACAACTACGTCTACACGCGCGAGTCGTTTGAGTCCATCCGCGATCATCTCAAGCCGGGCGGGGTGCTTATCCTTTACCATTTGTCCGGCAAGTTTTTCATCGCAGAAAAAATTTATACTACATTAATGGAAGTGTTCCACGAACAACCGCTCATGCGGTATATTCAACCCTCGCACCTGTTCAATTTCACGTTTGTGGCGGGATGGTCGGATCAAATTGACGAAAGCTTCTGGGACGATCCGGCCCTCCCCGCCTTTCAAGAAAAGTTTGACGTTCCCATCGGCCCCGATGGGAAGTTGGTCCCGAAGTACCAAATCCCGACGGATAACTGGCCGTACCTCTACCTGCAGGAGCCGAAGGTGCCGAGCCATTACTTCAGTGTCGGTGCTTTCATCCTGGCTTTCTCCCTGGTGCTGGTGTGGTGGAGTGCGGGAGGAACTAAATTGAAGCACCAACCGGACTGGACCCTGTTCCTGCTGGGGGCGGGGTTTCTCCTGCTCGAAACCAAAAGCGTCACCGAAATGTCGTTGCTGTTCGGGTCGACGTGGCTGGTCAACGTGCTGGTGTTTTCCTCCATCCTGGTGGATGGTGCTGTTCGCGAACCTGGTTGTGATCCGCCGCTGGTTTGA
- a CDS encoding MBL fold metallo-hydrolase, whose protein sequence is MPASLEDELGDILEKARDGKNWSQKDLAAATGLDLQRIQKMERYEQVPEDAEIDTLAEALNLDAACLRAIAHEAWSPKPPQNDPALDLTCLNVFMGLYPVKCYLIRCPDTGESAVVDTGASPDALIQKAKELKVKPSRILLTHAHPDHAGGLEKLDRAFSCPSYIQEKELRPRGSRNLQFVNDGDVLEVGSMKVEVLFTPGHTAGGVSYRINDTIFSGDCIFAGSMGRANASWPGLYRSITERLLVYPDATRLHPGHGPATTVGEEKRHNPFFCGKV, encoded by the coding sequence ATGCCTGCATCCCTCGAAGACGAACTCGGGGACATACTCGAAAAAGCCCGCGACGGCAAAAACTGGTCGCAAAAGGACCTCGCCGCCGCCACCGGTCTGGACCTGCAACGCATCCAGAAAATGGAGCGCTACGAGCAGGTTCCAGAGGATGCGGAAATTGACACGCTGGCGGAGGCGCTGAATCTGGATGCCGCCTGCCTCCGCGCCATCGCGCACGAGGCCTGGTCCCCAAAACCGCCACAGAATGATCCCGCTTTGGATCTCACCTGCCTCAATGTGTTCATGGGGCTGTACCCGGTAAAATGCTACCTCATCCGCTGCCCCGACACCGGTGAATCCGCGGTGGTGGACACCGGAGCCAGCCCGGACGCCCTCATTCAAAAAGCAAAAGAACTTAAGGTCAAGCCATCCAGGATTCTGCTCACTCACGCGCACCCGGATCATGCCGGAGGGCTCGAAAAGCTGGATCGAGCTTTCTCCTGCCCTTCCTATATTCAGGAAAAGGAACTCAGGCCGCGCGGCAGTCGCAACCTTCAATTTGTTAATGACGGCGACGTGTTGGAAGTGGGAAGCATGAAGGTGGAAGTCCTGTTCACCCCCGGTCATACTGCAGGCGGTGTGTCCTACAGAATTAACGACACCATTTTTTCCGGCGACTGCATCTTCGCCGGGTCGATGGGCCGTGCCAACGCCTCCTGGCCGGGCCTGTACCGCTCCATCACCGAACGCCTGCTCGTGTACCCGGACGCCACCCGCCTGCACCCCGGGCACGGTCCCGCCACCACCGTCGGAGAGGAAAAACGCCACAATCCGTTCTTTTGCGGGAAGGTGTGA
- a CDS encoding SDR family oxidoreductase codes for MDPEKVNYHYCDDLPTRSLPAGTLILVTGANGYVAKRLVPELLYRGYRVRCMMRNRVLTPLLEHPNLEYVYADALEKDSLNEALRGVHTAYYLIHSLRLEKRKFAQAEKVSAQNFKEAAEENRIQKIIYLGGLGEDCKQISWHLKSRMEVGQILSEASMTVVHLRAAIIIGTGSASYELLKSMILHMRWIPFLPEFNSLCQPIAIRDVIKYLVGVLETNEIETGQYPIGGRDTMSYREMVLRFAGLYDRRVRFFDVSWVPIPVNMLCRIFSLYLHLFISVPVNITCLLLESLRTDVIVTDDTIRGIVPFEPLDFDTAVRWAFEKEQSSRVFSHWSDVPPEDMADLMPLAQYESAHFLFDEHERKIPADLDQTFQMVCRIGGPYGWLHGNLLWEIRGFIDRLLGGVGLKRGRRDPFDLCVGDSVDFWRVEKLEPCKELLLRAELISPGYSWLQFLLEPAESGHTRLILRAHFIPKPFWGHLYWYTLSRFHTYIFRGMLNHFEREARLTDSFGRAPLEDAKNAASGQLPEKETSV; via the coding sequence ATGGATCCCGAAAAGGTGAATTACCACTATTGCGACGATCTTCCCACCCGGTCTCTGCCCGCGGGCACACTCATACTTGTTACCGGTGCCAACGGTTACGTGGCCAAGAGGCTGGTGCCGGAGTTGCTGTACCGTGGCTACCGGGTGCGGTGCATGATGCGCAACCGCGTGCTGACGCCCCTTCTGGAGCACCCCAACCTGGAGTACGTGTATGCGGATGCGCTCGAAAAGGACAGCCTGAACGAGGCCCTGCGCGGGGTGCATACTGCGTATTACCTGATCCACAGCCTGCGCCTGGAAAAGAGGAAATTCGCACAGGCGGAAAAAGTGTCGGCGCAGAATTTCAAGGAAGCGGCTGAGGAAAACCGCATTCAAAAGATCATCTACCTGGGCGGGCTGGGCGAGGATTGCAAACAGATTTCCTGGCATCTGAAAAGCCGCATGGAAGTGGGCCAAATCCTCTCCGAAGCCAGCATGACCGTGGTGCACCTGCGTGCGGCGATCATCATCGGAACCGGAAGTGCTTCCTACGAGCTGTTAAAGTCGATGATTTTGCACATGCGCTGGATTCCCTTTCTTCCGGAATTCAACTCCCTGTGCCAGCCCATTGCCATACGCGATGTTATCAAGTACCTGGTGGGGGTACTGGAAACCAATGAAATCGAAACCGGGCAGTATCCCATTGGGGGACGCGACACCATGTCGTACCGGGAGATGGTCCTTCGCTTCGCCGGATTGTACGACCGCCGCGTCCGGTTTTTCGATGTGTCTTGGGTGCCGATCCCGGTCAATATGCTTTGCCGGATTTTTTCCCTCTACCTGCACCTGTTCATCTCGGTGCCGGTCAACATCACCTGCCTCCTGCTGGAAAGCCTGCGTACCGATGTGATCGTGACCGATGACACGATTCGCGGCATTGTGCCGTTTGAGCCGCTGGATTTCGACACCGCCGTGCGCTGGGCGTTTGAAAAGGAACAAAGCTCGCGCGTGTTTTCACACTGGAGCGACGTACCACCTGAAGACATGGCCGACCTCATGCCGCTGGCCCAGTACGAATCGGCACACTTCCTGTTCGACGAACACGAGCGAAAAATTCCTGCAGATTTGGATCAAACCTTCCAGATGGTGTGCCGCATCGGGGGGCCTTACGGCTGGTTGCACGGCAACCTGTTGTGGGAGATCCGGGGGTTCATCGATCGCCTGCTGGGAGGAGTTGGGTTGAAGCGCGGGCGGCGTGATCCGTTCGACCTTTGCGTCGGCGATTCGGTTGATTTCTGGAGGGTGGAAAAACTGGAACCCTGCAAGGAACTTCTGCTTCGGGCGGAGTTGATATCACCCGGTTATTCCTGGTTGCAGTTTTTGCTGGAACCGGCGGAATCGGGCCACACCCGCCTCATCCTCCGCGCCCATTTCATCCCCAAACCTTTCTGGGGCCACCTGTACTGGTACACGCTTTCCCGTTTCCACACTTATATTTTCCGCGGCATGCTCAATCATTTTGAACGCGAAGCCCGGTTGACCGATTCCTTCGGCCGCGCCCCGCTCGAAGATGCGAAGAACGCTGCCAGCGGGCAATTGCCCGAAAAAGAAACCTCAGTCTAA